GAGGTGCATGCGTGCGGCGGCGATCAGCTCGGCCGCAGTCGGATGATCAAACATGATGCTTTTCCTGTAAGGCATGGCTCAGGCAACCCTGACCATGTTGCCAGCTGTTCGATGCAGCGCGTTAAAAATCCTGCTTCGCCTCGATCAGCGTCAGAAACTCCAGCTCGATCTCGGCGGCGCGGCGGCCCAGGCTCACGTACTCAACGCTCGGGTCGGCGCCCGAGAGGTGGCGGTGCGCCTGGCTATGGCAGGTAGCCGCCCAGCGCAGGTTGCCCAGGATCTCCCAGTAGCGCAGCGCTCTACGATCGACCGTGCGGCCGGATGCGGCTTCGTACGCGGCCAGAAATGGCGCTAGCTCGCCAACCCCGCCGACCGGCAGGGCATCGTTGCCGAAGCGCCAGTCGCGCACGCACGGCCAGGCCAGGTCTTCGAGCGGGTCGCCGATATGCGCGAACTCCCAATCGATCACCGCACGCAGGCCGTCGGGACCGACCAGCAGGTTGCCGACCCGAAAATCGCCATGCACCAGGCTTGGGCGGGGGCATGCCGGGGCGTGCTGCTCGAGCCAGCGCAGGCCGAATTCGAGCGCCGGGCTGGTATAGCCGATCGCGGCCAGCAGCATGCGTACGCCATCGAGCGCGTGGCGGGCCGGTGAATGCCCGGCCGGCGGGCGCGGCAGGAACGCAAGCGTGGCGGTGTCGAGCGTGTGGATGCGCGCGAGCTGTGTGGCCATCTGCCCGGCCAGTCGCGCGCGCGCTGCCGCCAGATCGGGCCGGCGCAGCACGCGTGGCCCGATCGACTCGCCCGCCACGTAGTCCATCAGGAAGCCACTGCGCCCCAACGCCGCGCCATCGGGGTCGCACCAGCGCGGTTGCGGCGCCAGCACACCACCGGCAACGGCGGCATGCAGCAGCGCGAACTCGTGCGCGCGGCTCAGCGCGGCCGGATTCATCGTGCTGGCCAGATCCATGCGCAGTACCAGCGCGTGGGGCACACCGCCGAGCGTGGCCTCGATCGACCATGTGGCCAGCGAGGCGCCACCGGCGAGCCTGCTCAGTCCAGTCACCTCGGCCGGTGCGCCGGCATTGGCGGTCAGGAACGTGGCCAGGCGTGCGGCGAGCGCGGTTGGATCGGATGCTGCCATACGTACCTCAGGGTTGCACCGCAGCGGCAGGTTCGACCGTGCCGCCCGGCAAGAAGTTCGAGATCGAGGGGCAATACCTCACCTTTCAGGTGGAAGGTTTTTCGTTGATCGCGCTTCCATGCGATCGGCCCGCACCCCCCTGCCCACGTTGGGAGAGGGGGGTATCCTATGAGCGTTCCAATGCGGCGGCAAAGCCGCCGCATTGGAACGCCAAATTCTGGCCCCCTCCCCTGGCAGGGGAGCGGGTACGGGGGAGGGGTATCCACGTCGCCCGGCGTGCTGGGCGAAACCATGTGAGAGCAACACCTCACCACCCTGGCTGTGCAAGCCTGGAGGTGCGCTCGCGCGGCCCCAGGTATTTATGAGCCACCTCGCAGCTGGCCCAGCACCTCGGCGGCGGCGCGCTCGCCGCTGTGCAGCGCGCCATGCACGGTGGCCGGGTTGTTGGCGAACACGGTCGCCTCGCCGGCGAAGTGCAGCGCGCCGGCAGGCCGGGCCAGCTGGGCACGCATGCCGTGCCGGCCCGGCTGCACCAGGCTGTAGCCGCCGCGCGCCCACTCATCGGCGGCCCAATCGACCAGCACATGCTCGCTGAAGTGCCGGCGTGGCGCGTCGCCAAAGAGCGCGCTGAGCGCAGCCAGGCCGTGCTCGAGCACGGCAGCCGGCCCCTGAGCCGCCAGCCGCGCCGCGCGCGTGCCCGTGCTGAAGCCGGTGAGAATCGGCACGCCCGGCTGCACCACCCACCAGACCGGCAGCGGCTCGCGCCCGGTCAGAATCGTCATGTCGGCGTCCCAGAACGGCTCATCGAAGCGCATGATCAGCTTCATCGCCGGCGGCATCTCGAGCGCATCGA
The sequence above is drawn from the Candidatus Kouleothrix ribensis genome and encodes:
- a CDS encoding phosphotransferase family protein, which produces MAASDPTALAARLATFLTANAGAPAEVTGLSRLAGGASLATWSIEATLGGVPHALVLRMDLASTMNPAALSRAHEFALLHAAVAGGVLAPQPRWCDPDGAALGRSGFLMDYVAGESIGPRVLRRPDLAAARARLAGQMATQLARIHTLDTATLAFLPRPPAGHSPARHALDGVRMLLAAIGYTSPALEFGLRWLEQHAPACPRPSLVHGDFRVGNLLVGPDGLRAVIDWEFAHIGDPLEDLAWPCVRDWRFGNDALPVGGVGELAPFLAAYEAASGRTVDRRALRYWEILGNLRWAATCHSQAHRHLSGADPSVEYVSLGRRAAEIELEFLTLIEAKQDF